Proteins from one Cryptomeria japonica chromosome 4, Sugi_1.0, whole genome shotgun sequence genomic window:
- the LOC131061790 gene encoding LOW QUALITY PROTEIN: peroxidase 49 (The sequence of the model RefSeq protein was modified relative to this genomic sequence to represent the inferred CDS: substituted 1 base at 1 genomic stop codon) codes for MGQMENTNTSLVLMLVGSALMLWFHPIQAQNGLFHDYYAKSCPKVEAIIQSVVAKAVKKEARIAASLLRLHFHLRXDFLFQSFILRYALLGCDASLLLDDTSNFTGEKTANPNRNSARGFNVVDNIKSAVEKACPGVVSCADILAVAARDSVLISGGPSWVVPLGRRDSRGASIQGANNNIPQPNSTHQTLETKFKLKGLNVVDLVVLSAGHTIGLSRCTSFKQRLYNLTGNGKPDPTVDQGYLKQLRTLCPQTGTDDNQTTPLDPVSPTKFDTNYFKNLEVGRGLLITDEILYTTKGSETAALVKFYARHSQAFFQQFAKSMIKMGNITPLIKPRGEIRKNCRKMN; via the exons ATGGGACAAATGGAGAATACTAATACTTCCCTTGTTCTGATGCTTGTTGGGTCTGCTTTGATGTTATGGTTTCACCCAATACAAGCACAAAATGGTCTTTTCCATGATTATTATGCCAAATCTTGTCCCAAAGTTGAGGCAATCATTCAATCGGTTGTGGCAAAGGCTGTGAAAAAGGAAGCAAGAATAGCTGCTTCCTTGCTTCGACTACATTTTCATTTAAGGTGAGATTTTTTATTTCAATCTTTTATTTTGCGTTATGCATTGCTT GGATGTGATGCTTCACTTCTTCTTGACGACACCTCCAACTTCACAGGAGAGAAGACAGCTAATCCCAACAGGAACTCTGCGAGAGGTTTCAACGTTGTGGATAATATAAAGAGTGCAGTGGAGAAAGCCTGTCCAGGTGTTGTGTCTTGTGCTGATATTCTTGCTGTGGCAGCTCGGGATTCAGTACTCATT AGTGGAGGACCTTCATGGGTTGTTCCTTTGGGGAGAAGGGATTCGAGAGGTGCAAGCATACAAGGAGCGAACAATAATATTCCTCAACCCAACTCAACCCATCAGACATTGGAGACCAAATTCAAACTCAAAGGGCTCAACGTGGTTGACCTTGTAGTTCTCTCTG CTGGACACACCATTGGATTATCCAGGTGCACAAGCTTCAAGCAAAGGCTATACAACTTGACAGGAAATGGAAAGCCGGATCCCACTGTGGACCAGGGGTATTTAAAGCAGTTGAGGACTTTATGTCCCCAAACCGGTACAGACGACAACCAAACCACACCACTGGATCCTGTTAGCCCCACTAAATTTGACACAAACTATTTCAAAAACTTGGAAGTAGGAAGAGGTCTTCTCATCACTGATGAGATTCTGTATACTACAAAAGGGAGCGAGACGGCAGCCTTAGTGAAGTTTTATGCCAGGCATTCCCAGGCTTTCTTCCAACAATTTGCTAAGTCTATGATAAAGATGGGCAACATTACTCCTCTCATCAAGCCTCGTGGAGAGATTAGAAAAAACTGTCGTAAAATGAATTAG